The following DNA comes from Centroberyx gerrardi isolate f3 chromosome 4, fCenGer3.hap1.cur.20231027, whole genome shotgun sequence.
acaatgcttgttcagtgtcaaaagtggggttttgcttggtcttacgcccttttggcagcaaacaaaaccctacttttactgttacggctttcagtttttgtttaattaaaacttatgggtcatgatttcagttgtgtccttttggcactgaaaagatctcactgagacctttcaattgatatataatactcatattcacCCAAAATcacacttacgcccctttggctccaagccctcgatatatatatcacgatatggcttatctatgcaaaatcacatgttaaataatcaaattgatgtacaTCGCTCTGAACTGCGtagtaatgttaggtgtgatgtcacatttcaattttcaaataatattccttaaaagaTAAGagtattttagtttttaaatcaaatttgcTTGTCATAATCAATTTAGAtgacagaattgtgtatcacaatgtcaaaatatcttcatatcatcacaatatgattccactgaaagacaaacGATAATATTAAAGCCCAGCTCTACTCCTATGAACCAATTACCAATAATCACGTGAGCCGAGGACCGATAACATGTCCTCAAGCTCTGACACCAACTATATCCCAAAGTTTGATGGTGAAAGCAAGTTTTCACACTTTTACTTAGAGATGGGCAATATGGTTGAagtcaatatcatgataatcataaggatcaatatcgatatatatcatgATGTGGcttatgtatgcaaaatcacattaaataatcaaatcaatgttcatcccatttaatcgaatggtaatgttaggtgtgatttTCAAGTACAATTCCTTAacatgtttcatacctcatttgaTCAGAgtgtttaaataaaatgtgcttgttatcttCAATTCAGAAGACAGAATTTTGTCACGATATCCCAGTAtgttcatatcatcacgatattaTTCCACTGTTCCACATAAGATGATAATAATGAACTATCCGCCCAGCCCTACTTTTACTGCAGTCAAAGAGGTGAATGATTACTGTAGTGATGCGAGTGCTGTAATGGAAAGTGCAACCCAAACTATCTGAAGGGACGGTCAGTGTCTGTGGTTCACTGCTCATCCTGATACTCACACTGCTGATCCCTGGTAAGTTGAGCAACGACCCGAGAACAGGAACCCGCCTGATGAAGCCTATCGCCACTGGGAAAAACCCCCTgttaaaaaaagcaaaaacagagAACAAGATGAGACCAAAAACCCCCACTAATCCAGGATATAAAACTGAAACAGCCTTTTActtctgaactgaactgacctgaataAGAGGAAGAAACCGTAGATCTCCAGGACGACGCCGATGattggccagccaatcagaaccacGAACACGCCTCCCAGGAAGAAGCTGGTGGCTTTTACTTTGTGTTTCTGGAAGAAGAACCTGAACGTGCGCTCCAGGCCGATGACGAACGACAGACCTGCCACAAACAGAATCTacacacaaaagacagacacacaaataaacgTTTTTGCGATAAGAAACAACATGG
Coding sequences within:
- the golt1bb gene encoding golgi transport 1Bb, producing MISLTDSQKIGMGLTGFGVFFLFFGMMLFFDKALLAIGNILFVAGLSFVIGLERTFRFFFQKHKVKATSFFLGGVFVVLIGWPIIGVVLEIYGFFLLFRGFFPVAIGFIRRVPVLGSLLNLPGISSLVDKVGESNNMV